In a single window of the Hydrogenobaculum sp. 3684 genome:
- a CDS encoding glycosyltransferase — protein sequence MKKILWLATNENPNFGGIELHSVTFVKAIKQRGFNVSLCLSKDNYVDKNTRDIEKCYVTTRYSFDLKAFKKIYEFTKKINPDVIIANNAKEYEIALIVSKLLRKKVIAFRHMENLKNPLVARLILSNMDIVYTVSEKLRQELLSKGVKEDKLRVLYNLVEEGNPKKQSTDKIKVLFVGKVIEAKGIWEFLHLAKELKPYQEFEFYVVGDGQELSKAKAFSEENSLNVNFVGFQKDVYPYYQIADVVLILSKYDEAMTRVAIEALANGCAVVGSIVGGIKEAIEEGKNGFLVNPTDIKAIKDAVLSFIDKNKLLEAQKYSYEIYKRKFSKEAILSKFEEDISNLI from the coding sequence ATGAAAAAAATACTGTGGTTAGCAACAAATGAAAACCCAAATTTTGGTGGAATAGAACTTCATAGCGTAACTTTTGTAAAGGCCATAAAACAAAGAGGCTTTAACGTAAGCTTGTGCTTATCTAAAGACAACTACGTAGACAAAAACACACGTGATATTGAAAAATGTTATGTAACTACGCGCTATTCTTTTGATTTAAAAGCTTTTAAAAAGATATATGAATTTACAAAAAAAATAAACCCAGATGTCATAATAGCCAACAACGCTAAGGAGTATGAAATAGCTCTTATCGTATCAAAGCTTTTAAGAAAAAAGGTTATAGCTTTTAGACATATGGAGAATCTGAAAAACCCTTTGGTGGCAAGGCTAATACTATCAAATATGGACATAGTCTATACAGTAAGTGAAAAACTAAGGCAAGAGCTTTTATCAAAAGGAGTTAAAGAAGACAAACTAAGAGTGCTTTACAACTTAGTAGAAGAAGGAAACCCTAAAAAGCAAAGTACAGATAAGATAAAAGTTCTTTTTGTAGGAAAAGTTATAGAGGCTAAAGGTATTTGGGAGTTTTTGCATCTTGCCAAAGAGCTAAAGCCCTATCAAGAGTTTGAATTTTATGTGGTGGGAGATGGTCAAGAGCTAAGCAAAGCAAAAGCTTTTTCAGAAGAAAATAGTTTAAATGTAAATTTTGTAGGCTTTCAAAAAGATGTTTACCCTTACTATCAGATTGCAGATGTTGTTTTAATACTATCAAAGTACGATGAGGCCATGACAAGGGTTGCAATAGAAGCTTTGGCAAACGGCTGTGCCGTTGTAGGTTCCATAGTCGGTGGTATAAAAGAGGCGATAGAAGAAGGCAAGAATGGTTTTTTGGTAAATCCAACAGATATAAAAGCCATAAAAGATGCCGTTCTTTCTTTTATAGATAAGAATAAGCTTTTAGAAGCTCAAAAATACTCTTACGAGATATATAAAAGAAAATTCTCAAAAGAAGCCATTTTAAGTAAGTTTGAAGAGGATATATCAAATCTGATATGA
- a CDS encoding protein-tyrosine-phosphatase yields the protein MKIGFVCDKHSNRSIIAQALALKMLKELGLKAEVYSASLEPDQEIDVSVLKLLEEKGLNTANVKNNALEDIPYEELDVLIVICDKLDKTCPYIISHERRETWLVEEPYPLTREELKKTIDKIERFLKDLFRYDKLSK from the coding sequence ATGAAAATAGGTTTTGTGTGTGATAAACATTCCAACAGAAGCATTATAGCACAAGCTTTAGCTTTAAAAATGCTAAAAGAACTTGGCCTAAAGGCAGAAGTATATTCAGCGAGCCTTGAACCCGATCAAGAGATAGATGTTAGCGTCTTAAAGCTTTTAGAAGAAAAAGGACTAAACACAGCCAACGTTAAAAACAACGCATTGGAAGATATACCTTATGAAGAGTTAGATGTGCTTATAGTGATATGTGATAAACTAGATAAAACCTGTCCCTACATAATATCCCACGAAAGACGAGAAACTTGGCTTGTGGAAGAGCCTTATCCATTGACAAGGGAAGAGTTAAAAAAAACTATAGACAAAATAGAAAGGTTTTTGAAGGATTTATTTAGATATGACAAATTATCCAAATGA
- a CDS encoding N-acetyltransferase, giving the protein MDIRKAKIKDAPYIHELINDYAKSGVLLPRSLSSIYENIRDFFVATEDNNIIGVCALHIVWEDLAEIKSLAVEKNYTKKGIGRALVEACLKEAKEYDIKTVFVLTYQVDFFKKMGFELIKKETLPHKIWGECINCSKFPSCDEIAMSKLLKA; this is encoded by the coding sequence TTGGATATTAGAAAAGCAAAAATAAAAGATGCCCCTTACATACATGAGCTTATAAACGATTACGCTAAGAGTGGTGTTTTACTGCCAAGAAGCCTTAGTTCTATATATGAAAACATAAGGGATTTTTTTGTAGCAACAGAAGATAATAACATCATAGGTGTTTGCGCTCTTCATATAGTATGGGAAGATTTGGCAGAGATAAAGTCTTTAGCGGTAGAAAAAAACTATACAAAAAAAGGGATAGGGAGAGCATTGGTGGAAGCTTGTTTAAAAGAGGCTAAAGAATACGATATAAAAACTGTATTTGTCCTAACTTATCAGGTGGATTTTTTTAAAAAAATGGGTTTTGAGCTTATAAAAAAAGAAACGCTGCCTCACAAAATATGGGGAGAATGCATAAATTGCTCAAAGTTTCCTTCCTGTGATGAAATAGCTATGTCAAAACTTTTAAAAGCCTAA
- a CDS encoding DUF488 family protein — protein sequence MIKTKRVYEPKEETDGLRILVDRLWPRGIKKDKIDLWLKDIAPSDEIRKFYHESKDFEAFKKKYIEELKEKDTKELLELAKQNTITLLYASKEPQNNAVVLKEYLDWILEKQK from the coding sequence ATGATTAAAACAAAAAGAGTATACGAACCAAAAGAAGAAACTGATGGTTTAAGAATATTAGTGGATAGACTTTGGCCACGAGGTATAAAAAAAGATAAGATAGATTTATGGCTAAAAGATATAGCTCCTTCTGATGAAATTAGAAAGTTTTATCATGAAAGCAAAGATTTTGAGGCTTTTAAGAAAAAATACATAGAAGAGCTTAAGGAAAAAGACACAAAAGAATTATTAGAATTAGCCAAACAAAACACTATAACGCTTTTATACGCTTCAAAAGAACCTCAAAACAACGCCGTTGTCTTAAAGGAGTATCTAGATTGGATATTAGAAAAGCAAAAATAA
- a CDS encoding dienelactone hydrolase family protein codes for MIAKNFDYRSEDITCEGYLAYEESSNIKRPGVLVVPNWMGVGDFVKEKCETLASLGYVALAVDVYGKGVRPKDREEAAKLSSYYKENYLILRKRLKDALNAIKTVDLVKDDYIGAIGYCFGGSAVLELARSNEDIKGVVSFHGGLATLDINRNPIKAKILVCHGVDDPFVPMSQVEAFIKEMNERKADYQIIMYADAVHSFTEKAAGNDKSKGTAYNELADKRSWNHMLLFFQEIFR; via the coding sequence ATGATAGCTAAAAATTTTGATTATAGATCGGAAGATATAACCTGTGAAGGGTATTTGGCTTACGAAGAAAGCTCCAATATCAAAAGACCTGGGGTTTTAGTGGTGCCAAATTGGATGGGTGTAGGTGATTTTGTAAAAGAAAAGTGCGAGACACTTGCTTCTCTTGGCTATGTAGCTCTTGCTGTAGATGTTTATGGCAAAGGAGTAAGACCAAAAGATAGAGAAGAAGCCGCTAAACTCTCTTCTTATTACAAAGAAAATTACCTTATTTTGAGAAAAAGACTTAAAGATGCACTAAATGCTATAAAAACTGTAGATCTTGTGAAAGATGATTACATAGGGGCCATTGGTTATTGTTTTGGCGGTAGCGCTGTTCTTGAGCTTGCAAGGTCAAACGAAGATATAAAAGGTGTTGTAAGCTTTCATGGTGGTCTTGCTACTCTGGATATCAATAGAAATCCCATAAAAGCCAAAATATTGGTTTGCCATGGAGTAGATGATCCTTTTGTACCCATGTCTCAGGTAGAGGCTTTTATTAAAGAGATGAATGAAAGAAAAGCCGATTATCAGATTATCATGTATGCTGACGCAGTGCATTCTTTTACAGAAAAAGCAGCGGGTAACGATAAATCAAAAGGAACCGCCTACAACGAACTTGCGGATAAAAGATCTTGGAACCACATGCTCTTGTTTTTCCAAGAGATATTTAGATGA
- a CDS encoding STAS-like domain-containing protein translates to MKSGVEITKQGIRNDEMQGAAVIKLKELFPELDSLTARETGVIVRKMMEELLEKNVKIILDFEGIELITQGFGDEIVGVFVRKNGVDFVKNKIKVINANNFIRGTLNWVISYSKKMAQSTSSS, encoded by the coding sequence ATGAAGAGTGGTGTTGAGATTACAAAGCAAGGGATTAGAAATGATGAAATGCAGGGTGCGGCTGTTATAAAACTTAAAGAGTTATTTCCTGAACTGGACTCTTTGACTGCAAGAGAAACCGGAGTTATAGTAAGGAAAATGATGGAAGAGCTCTTAGAAAAAAATGTGAAAATTATTTTGGATTTTGAGGGTATTGAACTTATTACACAAGGGTTTGGGGACGAAATAGTAGGGGTATTCGTTAGAAAAAATGGGGTAGATTTTGTTAAAAACAAAATAAAAGTTATTAATGCAAACAATTTTATTCGTGGTACGCTAAACTGGGTGATATCTTACAGTAAGAAGATGGCTCAAAGCACTTCTTCATCCTGA
- a CDS encoding ATP-binding protein, translating to MRKELTFDNLHNNICDFTKIENGIIDVSSYHYVEPVGIAILKAIKQEIEDVEIKSDPNSRFYSYFKTLNEAHYDESRTYIPLEVVKIGNVDISRDRLVKKIMDNFDDLNYEDKKDLKSYLDYMVGEILHNAIQHSLSPIGAIITGQYFPAQRRLQIVVVDRGVGFLHNIQKRYQVNTEQDAILKALEKGVSSPPAKINTYYSQNNNVGYGLYALKTIIEKTNGKLMIISNNGMVRLDRDNHLTVQEFQNTDWKGSIVAFEFFEDEIEFSKDEFFKIYIWDQDEEVL from the coding sequence ATGAGAAAAGAACTAACTTTTGACAACTTACACAACAATATATGTGATTTTACAAAGATAGAAAATGGTATTATTGATGTTTCAAGTTATCATTACGTAGAACCTGTTGGTATAGCTATACTAAAAGCTATAAAACAAGAGATAGAAGATGTTGAGATTAAATCAGATCCAAATTCACGCTTTTATTCGTATTTTAAAACGTTAAATGAGGCTCATTACGATGAAAGTAGAACTTACATTCCTTTAGAGGTTGTAAAGATTGGTAATGTAGATATCAGTAGAGATAGATTGGTAAAAAAGATAATGGACAATTTTGATGATCTGAATTATGAAGACAAAAAAGATTTGAAGAGTTATTTAGATTACATGGTAGGAGAGATATTACACAATGCCATTCAACATTCACTTAGTCCTATTGGAGCTATAATTACTGGTCAATACTTCCCAGCCCAGAGAAGATTGCAAATAGTTGTAGTAGATAGAGGGGTAGGATTTTTACACAATATACAAAAGCGATATCAAGTAAATACGGAACAGGACGCGATTTTAAAAGCTCTTGAAAAAGGTGTTAGTAGCCCACCGGCAAAAATAAATACTTATTATTCTCAAAATAATAATGTTGGATACGGACTTTACGCTCTGAAAACGATAATAGAAAAGACAAATGGAAAACTAATGATAATTTCCAACAACGGCATGGTAAGATTGGACAGAGATAACCATTTAACTGTACAAGAGTTTCAAAATACAGACTGGAAAGGATCAATAGTAGCTTTTGAATTTTTTGAAGATGAAATAGAATTCTCTAAAGATGAGTTTTTCAAAATATATATATGGGATCAGGATGAAGAAGTGCTTTGA
- the lepB gene encoding signal peptidase I — MNFLKEIKELIIIVIVVIFLRAFVVEAFNIPSGSMKPTLDVGDFVLVNRLAYEISQPKRGDIVVFKWPVNPNIDFIKRIIGVPGDHIVVKGQTLYINGKEVKWQFVKQTDRKLIYYEYLPIGDGKFRKHLIAIYKHPFVPRRNVDVVVPPGDYFVMGDNRDNSEDSRYWGFVPRKDLIGDAFVIYFSGHVPSLTTAENSPLIGLRQLFLALISPRIDRIGMQLMRR, encoded by the coding sequence ATGAACTTTTTAAAAGAGATAAAAGAATTAATAATCATCGTAATAGTGGTGATTTTTTTAAGGGCTTTTGTGGTGGAGGCTTTCAATATACCATCTGGTTCTATGAAGCCAACCCTTGATGTGGGGGATTTTGTGCTTGTAAATAGATTGGCTTATGAGATATCACAGCCAAAAAGAGGGGATATTGTGGTTTTCAAGTGGCCGGTGAATCCAAATATAGATTTTATCAAACGTATAATAGGCGTCCCTGGAGATCACATAGTAGTAAAAGGTCAAACCCTTTATATAAACGGCAAAGAAGTAAAATGGCAATTTGTAAAACAAACCGATAGAAAGCTTATTTACTATGAATATCTTCCAATAGGCGATGGAAAGTTTAGAAAACATCTTATAGCTATTTACAAACATCCTTTTGTACCAAGAAGAAACGTAGACGTAGTGGTCCCACCTGGTGATTATTTTGTGATGGGAGACAACAGAGACAACTCAGAAGACAGCAGGTATTGGGGCTTTGTGCCAAGAAAAGACCTAATAGGCGATGCTTTTGTTATATACTTCTCTGGTCATGTCCCATCTCTTACCACCGCCGAAAATAGCCCCCTCATTGGTCTAAGACAGCTATTTTTAGCCCTTATAAGCCCAAGGATAGATAGAATAGGTATGCAACTAATGAGAAGGTAA
- the glp gene encoding gephyrin-like molybdotransferase Glp, with the protein MIDFEEALRIILNNTKTLDSERIFLDQALNRVLFKDIYAKENIPSFDNSAMDGFALLNEDLLPLKNALPVKLKIAGEVSAGAKPIPIKKGEAVKIYTGAPIPQGADTVIELELTKVNADEVEILAYKEKGSNIRKIGEDIKKGDLLLESGKVLRGYELGILASQNIVTLDVFRMPRVGIFVTGDEVLDVGQEKTSDAQIRSSNHISIMGLLESMGVKPTFLGIIKDDKESIKNTLNRIEEFDILISTGGVSVSDKDFTKEAVKELGFDVKFHKVAVKPGKPMMFATKGDKLFFGLPGNPVSCVTNFDIFVRPSIKKMMGYKDIIKPFMRAKLIAPIKRKSSDRLEFLRGILNLEQELLVEALPKQGSHMLTEFRSANCYILVPKGVNEIPAGEFVDVIMFSSYIR; encoded by the coding sequence ATGATAGATTTTGAAGAGGCCTTAAGAATTATTTTAAACAATACAAAAACTTTGGATAGTGAGCGTATATTTTTAGACCAAGCACTAAATAGAGTGCTTTTTAAAGACATCTACGCCAAAGAAAACATACCAAGCTTTGATAACTCGGCAATGGATGGTTTTGCGCTTTTAAATGAAGATTTATTGCCTTTGAAAAACGCACTGCCGGTAAAGCTAAAGATAGCTGGAGAAGTATCAGCAGGAGCAAAACCAATACCTATTAAAAAAGGAGAAGCTGTTAAGATATACACAGGGGCTCCCATACCACAAGGGGCTGATACTGTAATAGAACTTGAACTTACAAAAGTAAACGCCGATGAAGTAGAGATTTTAGCTTATAAAGAAAAAGGATCAAACATAAGAAAAATAGGTGAAGATATCAAAAAAGGCGATTTATTGCTTGAATCTGGCAAAGTACTAAGAGGATATGAGCTTGGTATTTTGGCTTCTCAGAATATAGTTACATTGGATGTGTTTAGAATGCCAAGGGTAGGTATTTTTGTCACCGGGGATGAGGTCTTAGATGTAGGACAAGAAAAAACCAGCGATGCTCAAATAAGAAGCTCAAACCATATAAGCATAATGGGACTTTTGGAAAGCATGGGTGTAAAACCAACATTTTTGGGTATAATAAAAGATGACAAAGAATCAATAAAAAACACCTTAAACCGTATAGAGGAGTTTGATATTCTTATATCCACTGGTGGAGTATCTGTAAGCGATAAAGATTTTACAAAAGAAGCGGTAAAAGAGTTAGGTTTTGATGTTAAATTTCATAAAGTAGCTGTAAAGCCTGGAAAACCTATGATGTTTGCTACAAAAGGCGATAAGCTGTTTTTTGGACTTCCGGGAAATCCAGTATCTTGTGTTACAAACTTTGATATATTTGTAAGACCTTCTATCAAAAAAATGATGGGCTACAAAGATATTATAAAACCTTTCATGAGAGCGAAACTAATAGCCCCAATAAAAAGAAAATCTTCAGATAGACTTGAGTTTCTAAGAGGTATATTAAATTTAGAACAAGAGCTTTTGGTGGAGGCTCTTCCTAAGCAAGGTTCTCACATGCTTACAGAGTTTAGAAGCGCCAATTGTTATATATTGGTACCAAAGGGTGTCAACGAAATACCTGCTGGGGAATTTGTGGATGTAATAATGTTTTCATCATACATAAGATAA
- the thiS gene encoding sulfur carrier protein ThiS has protein sequence MRIKVNGEYFDFEKPINILELIETFGVKLRPVGLAVAVNEDIIPKSKYQEVFIKDGDCVEIIELVGGG, from the coding sequence GTGCGTATCAAGGTAAACGGTGAATATTTTGATTTTGAAAAGCCCATAAACATTTTGGAGCTTATAGAAACTTTTGGAGTAAAACTAAGGCCCGTGGGTCTTGCTGTTGCCGTCAATGAAGACATCATACCAAAATCCAAGTATCAAGAAGTCTTCATAAAAGATGGCGATTGTGTTGAGATTATAGAGTTAGTAGGAGGTGGTTAA
- a CDS encoding thiazole synthase, protein MEDLMSFDPLVIAGREFKSRLFIGSGKFKSFQENKEVLEASGAEVITVAVRRVNITDRTKENLLDYIDPNKYLILPNTAGCYTAKDAINTAMLAREATGIDWIKLEVIGDQKTLYPDMEQTLEAAKILVKEGFKVLPYIFDDPIAAKKLEDIGCVAVMPLASPIGSGLGVQNRYNIMFIKEAVSVPVIVDAGIGSAADIPIVFELGADAVLTNTALAEAQNPILMAKAMKHAWIAGRMSYLAGRMPKRTYAVPSSPLTGVPFK, encoded by the coding sequence ATGGAAGATCTCATGTCTTTTGATCCTTTGGTAATAGCTGGAAGAGAGTTTAAGTCTAGGCTGTTCATAGGTTCTGGTAAGTTTAAAAGCTTTCAAGAAAACAAAGAAGTATTAGAAGCATCTGGTGCTGAAGTAATAACGGTAGCTGTAAGAAGGGTAAATATCACGGACAGAACAAAAGAAAACCTACTTGATTACATAGATCCAAACAAATACCTCATACTTCCAAACACCGCTGGTTGCTATACGGCAAAAGATGCTATAAACACAGCTATGCTTGCAAGAGAAGCCACTGGCATAGATTGGATAAAATTAGAGGTGATAGGAGATCAAAAAACCCTATACCCAGATATGGAACAAACTCTAGAAGCAGCTAAAATACTTGTAAAAGAAGGATTCAAGGTGCTACCATACATATTTGACGATCCTATAGCCGCTAAAAAGCTTGAAGATATTGGATGTGTAGCGGTTATGCCACTGGCAAGCCCTATAGGTTCTGGTCTTGGTGTTCAAAATAGATACAACATTATGTTTATAAAAGAGGCTGTATCTGTGCCTGTAATAGTAGATGCTGGTATAGGAAGTGCTGCCGATATTCCTATCGTTTTTGAGCTTGGAGCAGATGCGGTACTAACAAACACAGCCTTGGCAGAGGCTCAAAATCCTATTTTGATGGCAAAAGCCATGAAACATGCCTGGATAGCAGGTAGGATGTCTTATTTAGCCGGTAGGATGCCGAAAAGAACATACGCAGTCCCATCATCTCCTTTAACGGGAGTGCCTTTTAAATGA
- the hemG gene encoding protoporphyrinogen oxidase, which yields MKDAVVIGAGVSGIVAAYTLKKAGFDPLVIEKEPHIGGSTHTLREDGRIIELGVQSVLGQDEFMAFAKELNLKPLHPPKEHANTRYVYLNGQLKRMPSNPIEFLTSDFFSIFGKIRLLREPFIPPKDDLKESISDFVTRRLGKEFLDKIVEPFVCGIYAGDPDKLSAKYAVRRVKALEDEYGSIIKGSMKKKALGPQGEITSFEGGLLTFLEKMASGIDISLENVALKITKKDDIYTIDTKSGKIQTKSILIATPAYSASYLLRNLTWSMSAELDQIEYAPVIVISAIVKHTLPKGFGFLIPRKENTIMLGALFSSNLFKICKEDENIITIYVGGERRKDVADWPEEKILSEVKKELKKILGIEDFEKYYFKKWKKAIPQYNIGYERFINTVKDIENMNKGVFIAGNYIEGNSFNDSLRYAMKKANEQILFLKKGVAHAQV from the coding sequence ATGAAAGACGCCGTTGTAATAGGTGCAGGTGTTAGTGGAATAGTAGCAGCTTATACGCTTAAAAAAGCTGGTTTTGATCCTCTTGTTATAGAAAAAGAGCCTCACATAGGTGGTTCTACCCATACTTTGAGAGAAGATGGCCGTATCATAGAGCTTGGCGTACAATCTGTGCTTGGCCAAGATGAGTTTATGGCTTTTGCCAAAGAACTAAATCTAAAACCTCTACATCCACCAAAAGAGCACGCCAACACAAGATACGTATATTTAAACGGTCAACTTAAAAGGATGCCATCAAACCCGATTGAGTTTTTAACCTCCGATTTTTTTTCTATATTTGGTAAAATCAGGCTTTTAAGAGAGCCATTTATACCACCAAAAGACGATCTCAAAGAAAGTATAAGCGATTTTGTAACAAGGCGTCTTGGTAAAGAGTTTTTGGATAAGATAGTAGAACCCTTTGTATGCGGTATATACGCTGGAGACCCGGATAAGCTGTCTGCCAAATACGCCGTTAGAAGGGTAAAAGCCTTAGAAGATGAATATGGGTCTATCATAAAAGGTTCTATGAAGAAAAAAGCCCTTGGCCCTCAAGGAGAGATCACATCTTTTGAAGGTGGGCTTTTAACATTTTTAGAAAAAATGGCTTCTGGCATAGATATATCTTTGGAAAATGTGGCACTTAAAATCACTAAAAAAGATGATATATATACTATAGATACTAAAAGCGGTAAAATTCAAACAAAATCTATACTAATAGCCACACCAGCCTACAGTGCATCTTATCTTCTTAGAAATCTCACTTGGAGCATGTCTGCGGAATTAGACCAGATAGAGTATGCACCTGTTATAGTGATAAGTGCTATCGTAAAACATACCCTTCCAAAGGGTTTTGGGTTTTTAATACCAAGAAAAGAAAATACCATCATGCTTGGAGCACTTTTTTCAAGCAATCTATTTAAAATCTGCAAAGAAGATGAGAATATTATCACTATATATGTAGGCGGTGAAAGAAGAAAAGATGTAGCAGATTGGCCAGAGGAAAAGATATTGTCCGAAGTGAAAAAAGAGCTTAAAAAAATCCTTGGTATAGAGGATTTTGAAAAATATTATTTCAAAAAATGGAAAAAAGCCATACCTCAGTACAACATAGGCTACGAGAGATTTATAAACACAGTAAAGGATATAGAGAACATGAACAAAGGTGTGTTTATAGCAGGAAACTATATTGAAGGTAATTCTTTTAACGATTCTTTAAGATACGCCATGAAAAAAGCAAACGAACAGATTTTATTTCTTAAAAAAGGAGTGGCTCATGCACAAGTTTAA
- a CDS encoding methyltransferase domain-containing protein, whose product MHKFNPEHLHRLDNEERLELFDPEKTLKQFGLKPGYKVLDVGTGTGFYLPYLSKMVGPEGKVYAIDSQPAAVEYAKNKVEKLCLQNVVVLQSEENKIPLPDQIIDFAYMAFVFHELTNPGEFLSELLRVLKPGGLIGIVEWKKEDRDKGPPKEEVPSEWELGLALEDVGIKVGRMVDLGKYCYGVYAMAPDPELEKKMNNPIKIPPSL is encoded by the coding sequence ATGCACAAGTTTAATCCAGAACATTTACATCGTCTTGACAACGAAGAGCGTCTTGAGCTTTTTGACCCAGAGAAAACTCTAAAACAGTTTGGCCTAAAACCAGGTTATAAAGTGCTCGATGTGGGCACAGGAACTGGTTTTTATCTTCCTTACCTTAGCAAGATGGTAGGCCCAGAGGGAAAAGTTTATGCCATAGACTCTCAGCCGGCAGCAGTGGAGTATGCAAAAAACAAGGTAGAAAAGCTTTGTCTTCAAAACGTAGTAGTGCTTCAATCTGAAGAAAATAAAATTCCACTTCCCGATCAGATAATAGATTTTGCATATATGGCTTTTGTATTTCATGAGCTTACAAATCCTGGTGAGTTTTTATCCGAGCTTTTAAGAGTATTAAAGCCTGGTGGTTTGATAGGTATTGTAGAATGGAAAAAAGAGGACAGAGATAAAGGTCCACCAAAAGAAGAAGTACCTTCCGAATGGGAGCTTGGCCTTGCATTAGAAGACGTTGGTATAAAAGTAGGGCGTATGGTGGATCTTGGTAAATACTGCTACGGGGTTTACGCTATGGCACCAGACCCAGAGTTAGAAAAGAAGATGAATAACCCCATAAAGATACCCCCAAGCTTATAA
- a CDS encoding class III extradiol ring-cleavage dioxygenase: protein MISENPYPIIYDFYGFPKELYSIDYKAFTDKNIVDSISSKLHLAKTKRGLDHGAWALLYHMLKDASLPIVQISIPIGKDLDFYIDFGEKLSHFKDEASILFSGGAIHNLMLIKDTTEDWAYEFNGFIKNAVLNHDIKSLKNFKHHRYANLAHPTIEHFIPLFYFIGACQRPTLLYDGFEMGNLSLLNFGCIN from the coding sequence ATGATAAGCGAAAACCCTTATCCTATTATTTATGATTTTTACGGCTTTCCAAAAGAGCTTTATTCTATAGATTACAAGGCTTTTACCGATAAAAACATTGTAGATAGCATATCTTCTAAGCTTCACTTGGCAAAAACCAAAAGGGGTTTAGACCATGGAGCATGGGCTTTGCTCTATCACATGCTAAAAGACGCCTCTTTACCTATAGTACAAATTAGCATACCCATTGGTAAAGATCTTGATTTTTATATAGATTTTGGTGAGAAATTATCGCACTTTAAAGATGAAGCAAGCATTTTGTTTAGTGGGGGTGCCATACACAATCTAATGCTTATAAAAGATACTACAGAAGATTGGGCTTACGAGTTTAACGGTTTTATAAAAAACGCAGTTTTAAACCATGATATCAAAAGCCTAAAAAACTTCAAACATCATAGATACGCCAATCTCGCCCACCCTACTATAGAGCATTTTATACCACTTTTTTACTTTATAGGTGCTTGCCAAAGACCAACGCTCCTCTACGATGGTTTTGAGATGGGTAATCTCTCCCTTCTTAATTTTGGGTGTATAAATTAG
- a CDS encoding nucleotidyltransferase domain-containing protein, whose translation MDRRIRLKDEEIEIIKEVAIEIFGEDAKVYIFGSRVDLTKKGGDIDIFIETQKEVSLNQEIEFLAKLEIKGVERSVDVLIKAKNRDNKPIFEEAKRTGVLI comes from the coding sequence ATGGATAGACGAATAAGGCTTAAAGATGAAGAGATAGAGATTATAAAAGAAGTGGCAATTGAGATATTTGGGGAAGATGCAAAGGTTTATATATTTGGCAGCAGGGTAGATTTAACAAAAAAAGGTGGTGATATAGATATTTTCATAGAAACCCAAAAGGAAGTTTCTCTTAATCAAGAGATTGAGTTTTTAGCAAAGCTTGAGATAAAAGGCGTTGAAAGGAGTGTCGACGTTTTGATAAAAGCCAAAAACAGAGATAATAAACCAATCTTTGAAGAGGCAAAAAGAACAGGCGTTTTGATATGA